Proteins encoded in a region of the Flammeovirga yaeyamensis genome:
- a CDS encoding TonB-dependent receptor yields the protein MNYLIQVCRGVFVLLIMISSTSYAQEIKGRIQDKEGNPISFATVKVLEKNIGAITNENGQFSIDGLPLPATYTFEVASLGYLTTTSKKKVTSNSLLKFVLKEDVNQLQEVQVTGESQAQQHQNAGYEISTINTDQLLNQSTDINQILKTTSGINIRETGGLGSGFSLSLNGLTGNQVRYYIDGVPMESYGSALTLNNYPVNLIEDIEIYKGVVPINFGADALGGLINIKTPNIHSTYLDASYSVGSFNTHRLALNGQFSDQEKGYFVSVQSFFNHSDNDYLMKKAPLYDDLGNAKGDIEARRFNDQYTSGMITAKTGVFNKSYADELTLSLTYAENKNNIQHPPNTINVVFGHLHERSKTMLANARYKKAFGKLNVDAFINGGLIQNSAIDTVGKIYRWDGSSVDRDPSTGKGEYYPQKSLLVIDDKVVRSNINLSYDLNDNHTFAVNAGQNYLQRVGDDKVNPNNKTFRSPNHINKTTLGAAWLAKTNNEKFEFSLFAKQYLYNGQIVIQDYENNDVTTDIENGGTGFGGTFTYNVNDNFRLKTSYEKAFRIPEAAELLGDGIFILPNPILEPEKSHNANIGLSYDNQFSLWYFKANSNLFYRNSEDFIRFRPMGPQGTYENISNVRSMGMELGLYSEYNRKFFISTNFTYQDITDQTALDEGLPNVNYQSKVPNIPYLFGNLSLGYNIVQTSNKKLTTSWTSKYVHQFFLNWESSGDPAEKLTIPTQLTHDLNIEYSFERGKYNTTLTVSNITDAEVYDNFKIQKPGRAFYLKFRYYFNR from the coding sequence ATGAATTATCTCATCCAAGTTTGTCGAGGAGTTTTCGTGCTACTCATTATGATCTCTTCGACAAGTTATGCACAAGAAATAAAAGGAAGAATTCAAGATAAAGAAGGGAATCCTATCTCTTTTGCCACAGTAAAAGTTTTAGAAAAAAACATTGGGGCAATTACCAATGAAAATGGACAATTTTCTATTGATGGTTTACCGCTTCCTGCTACATATACATTTGAGGTAGCTTCTCTTGGTTATCTGACTACGACTAGTAAAAAGAAAGTAACATCAAATAGTCTGTTGAAATTCGTATTGAAGGAGGATGTGAATCAGCTTCAGGAAGTTCAAGTGACAGGGGAATCTCAAGCGCAGCAACATCAGAATGCAGGGTATGAAATATCAACTATTAATACCGACCAATTATTAAATCAATCGACTGATATCAATCAGATATTAAAAACGACTTCTGGGATAAATATTCGAGAAACAGGTGGCTTGGGTTCTGGTTTCAGTTTATCGTTGAATGGCTTAACGGGAAATCAGGTAAGGTATTATATCGATGGAGTGCCCATGGAAAGTTATGGTTCGGCACTCACTTTAAATAATTACCCAGTCAATCTGATAGAAGACATTGAGATTTACAAAGGAGTAGTACCTATCAATTTTGGTGCGGATGCTTTGGGTGGTTTGATCAATATTAAAACGCCAAATATTCATTCTACTTACCTCGATGCTAGTTATTCTGTCGGTTCATTTAATACACATCGATTGGCATTAAATGGTCAGTTTTCCGATCAAGAAAAAGGATATTTTGTTTCTGTGCAGTCGTTTTTTAATCACTCAGATAATGATTATCTGATGAAAAAAGCACCATTATACGACGATTTGGGTAATGCAAAGGGCGATATCGAAGCTAGAAGATTCAACGATCAATATACCTCGGGGATGATTACCGCAAAGACAGGTGTTTTTAATAAATCGTATGCGGATGAACTAACGCTAAGTCTGACTTACGCTGAGAATAAAAACAATATCCAACATCCACCGAATACTATTAATGTAGTTTTTGGTCATTTACACGAACGATCAAAAACGATGTTGGCCAATGCTCGATATAAAAAGGCTTTCGGGAAATTAAATGTAGATGCATTTATCAATGGCGGTCTTATTCAAAACTCTGCCATCGATACGGTTGGAAAAATTTATCGTTGGGATGGTTCATCAGTAGACCGAGATCCTTCTACGGGGAAAGGAGAATATTATCCTCAGAAATCACTTTTGGTAATTGATGATAAAGTGGTTCGAAGTAATATCAATTTAAGTTATGATTTAAACGACAATCATACTTTTGCTGTAAATGCCGGGCAAAACTATTTGCAAAGAGTAGGTGATGATAAAGTGAACCCGAATAATAAAACCTTTCGATCGCCAAATCATATTAATAAAACTACTTTAGGAGCCGCTTGGTTAGCGAAGACCAATAATGAGAAATTCGAATTTTCACTTTTTGCGAAACAATACCTTTACAACGGACAAATTGTAATTCAGGATTACGAAAACAACGATGTAACTACGGATATCGAAAATGGAGGAACTGGCTTTGGAGGTACTTTTACCTACAATGTCAATGACAATTTTAGACTAAAAACTTCTTACGAGAAAGCCTTTAGAATTCCAGAAGCTGCAGAGCTTTTAGGAGATGGTATTTTTATTCTTCCTAATCCGATTCTTGAGCCCGAGAAAAGCCATAATGCCAACATAGGTTTATCGTACGACAATCAGTTTTCACTTTGGTACTTTAAGGCAAATTCTAATTTATTCTATCGTAACTCAGAAGATTTTATTCGATTCAGGCCAATGGGACCTCAGGGTACTTACGAGAATATTTCTAATGTGAGAAGCATGGGAATGGAGCTTGGTTTGTACTCAGAATACAATCGAAAATTCTTTATCAGTACCAACTTCACCTATCAAGATATTACGGATCAAACTGCTTTGGACGAAGGATTACCTAATGTCAATTATCAAAGTAAAGTTCCGAATATACCTTACCTGTTTGGTAACCTAAGTCTAGGATATAACATCGTCCAAACGAGCAACAAAAAGCTGACAACCTCATGGACATCAAAATATGTACATCAATTTTTCTTGAACTGGGAAAGCAGTGGAGATCCGGCTGAAAAGTTAACCATCCCTACTCAGCTCACTCATGATTTAAATATTGAATACAGCTTCGAAAGAGGTAAATACAATACCACTCTTACAGTAAGTAACATTACTGATGCAGAGGTGTATGATAATTTCAAAATTCAAAAACCGGGTAGAGCCTTCTACCTGAAGTTTAGATATTATTTTAATCGTTAA
- a CDS encoding DUF4374 domain-containing protein has product MKHNYFIGIILLLVATLTSCNDDNNNTTPAPKDAGITMGFKVTGTPETEYVLTQKDIMNSEVTVSGTGTETQGWNFFYNVGNTLFVSGYDEAKTCQAYTADADGNIQKGGSFVYDDPIQMFGHSSDNTLFFGMDNFYGGTSSKTLYIVDVASGQITKKVTVNIDEREDEGLTAWATALVQNGDKFFIPYHLITADGNVGTPEINTAYVAVYSYDALINAGSEAVSPEKIITDTRTSHIGTNGHTSSIIRTESGDLYSYSSGFEMAGVYPAATVPSGILKINNGETDFDADYFMNIKELTNGGSIFWFDYVGNNKAIARILTEDTGGPWAAYGRDVFNQKLVIIDLVAKTVTDVANVPLHAKRYTSPVETINGKVYVSIETASDAYVYEVDVDNATATKGGKIVGKTIKGFFDLVN; this is encoded by the coding sequence ATGAAACACAACTATTTTATCGGAATAATCTTGCTGTTAGTCGCTACGCTAACAAGTTGTAATGATGACAACAATAACACTACACCTGCACCAAAAGATGCTGGAATTACCATGGGATTTAAAGTAACAGGAACTCCTGAAACAGAATATGTTTTGACACAAAAAGACATTATGAACTCAGAAGTTACTGTTTCGGGAACTGGTACTGAAACACAAGGATGGAACTTCTTTTACAATGTAGGAAATACATTGTTCGTATCGGGTTACGATGAGGCAAAAACTTGTCAGGCATATACCGCAGATGCTGATGGTAATATTCAGAAAGGTGGATCTTTTGTCTATGATGATCCGATTCAGATGTTTGGTCATTCATCAGATAATACTTTGTTCTTTGGTATGGACAATTTTTATGGGGGTACATCATCAAAAACACTTTATATCGTAGATGTTGCTTCTGGACAAATCACTAAAAAAGTTACTGTAAATATCGACGAAAGAGAAGACGAAGGATTGACTGCCTGGGCGACTGCATTGGTTCAAAATGGCGATAAATTCTTCATCCCTTATCACTTGATTACAGCAGACGGAAATGTTGGAACACCTGAGATAAACACTGCTTATGTTGCTGTTTATAGCTATGATGCACTAATTAATGCTGGTAGCGAAGCTGTTTCTCCTGAGAAAATTATTACTGATACACGTACTTCTCATATTGGTACAAACGGTCATACTTCTTCTATTATCCGTACGGAAAGTGGCGATTTATATTCGTACTCTTCTGGTTTTGAAATGGCGGGTGTGTATCCTGCTGCGACTGTTCCTTCTGGTATTCTAAAAATTAATAATGGAGAAACAGACTTTGATGCAGATTATTTCATGAACATCAAAGAGTTGACAAATGGTGGATCTATTTTTTGGTTTGACTATGTTGGAAACAACAAAGCAATTGCAAGAATCTTAACTGAAGATACAGGTGGACCTTGGGCAGCTTACGGTAGAGATGTTTTCAATCAGAAATTAGTGATTATCGACCTTGTGGCCAAAACAGTCACTGATGTCGCTAATGTTCCACTTCATGCAAAACGTTATACTTCTCCAGTTGAAACAATCAACGGTAAAGTATATGTAAGTATCGAAACGGCTTCTGATGCTTATGTATATGAAGTAGATGTAGATAATGCTACAGCTACTAAAGGAGGGAAAATCGTGGGTAAAACGATTAAAGGATTTTTTGATTTAGTAAACTAA
- a CDS encoding PepSY-associated TM helix domain-containing protein, producing MEKKKLKKVFRKIHLYLGFATGLVVFILGVTGCGWVFHDEFKNLFDDYSKVQVENKPFITPLQAKEKALTVYPEHHIHGIAYNQPDEALEVIFYEADPEFYRSVYLNPYNGAVLHKEDNLSGFFAFMLKGHMRLWLPKDIGQPITSYSTLLFLFIIVSGIVLWWPSSKKQRKQRFTFDWNDKTKWKRKNYDLHSVVGFYSSFFVFLIAFTGVGIGLGWVAFITYKVIGGEKSLYFLQPNNQTEIALKLEDPNNALHKVFDITKEKFPDYKTVEVHLPESDSLSILVEVLYGEGQFHDVDYLFFDQKTAELIPTESIYGTYADADFSDLVLRMNYDIHVGTIFGLPGKILAFLISLLVTTFPITGGVIWYGKNYGKKSKSRELVMKN from the coding sequence ATGGAAAAGAAAAAGCTGAAAAAGGTATTTCGAAAAATTCATCTCTATTTAGGGTTTGCTACAGGTCTAGTCGTCTTCATTCTTGGAGTGACCGGTTGTGGTTGGGTTTTTCATGATGAGTTCAAAAACCTTTTTGATGATTATTCCAAAGTTCAGGTAGAAAACAAACCTTTTATTACACCATTACAAGCCAAAGAAAAAGCATTAACGGTCTACCCAGAACATCATATTCATGGCATTGCTTATAACCAACCCGATGAAGCTTTAGAAGTCATTTTCTACGAGGCTGACCCAGAATTTTATCGCTCAGTTTATCTCAATCCTTACAATGGAGCTGTACTTCACAAAGAAGACAACCTAAGTGGATTTTTCGCTTTTATGCTCAAAGGACATATGCGACTTTGGTTACCAAAAGACATTGGTCAGCCGATCACTTCTTACAGTACTTTACTTTTCTTATTCATCATAGTATCTGGTATAGTATTGTGGTGGCCTTCTTCTAAGAAACAAAGAAAGCAACGCTTCACATTCGATTGGAATGACAAGACAAAATGGAAAAGAAAGAACTACGATTTACACAGTGTCGTCGGTTTCTACAGTTCATTTTTTGTCTTTCTGATCGCTTTCACCGGAGTTGGCATTGGCTTAGGTTGGGTCGCATTTATTACTTATAAAGTGATAGGTGGTGAAAAATCACTTTACTTCTTACAACCCAATAATCAAACAGAAATTGCACTAAAACTAGAAGATCCAAACAATGCACTTCACAAAGTATTTGATATCACCAAAGAGAAATTCCCCGATTACAAAACGGTGGAAGTCCATCTTCCTGAATCCGATTCACTTTCTATTCTTGTCGAAGTACTTTATGGAGAAGGACAGTTTCATGATGTCGATTACCTCTTCTTCGATCAGAAAACAGCCGAACTAATCCCCACTGAAAGTATCTATGGCACTTATGCAGATGCCGACTTCTCTGATCTCGTCCTTCGAATGAACTACGACATTCATGTAGGAACAATTTTCGGTTTACCTGGGAAAATCCTTGCCTTCCTCATTAGTCTTTTGGTTACTACTTTTCCTATAACAGGAGGGGTGATTTGGTATGGAAAGAATTATGGGAAGAAATCGAAGTCTAGGGAATTGGTAATGAAAAATTAA
- a CDS encoding winged helix-turn-helix domain-containing protein, whose amino-acid sequence MKDLLNNLDKAFENKVRMGIMAALVVNEYLDFNSLKELLGVTDGNLASHLKNLEKVEYVSVKKEFLNRKPNTKYSATDMGKIAFKKHIKAIEDLLK is encoded by the coding sequence GTGAAAGACTTATTAAATAATTTAGATAAAGCTTTCGAAAATAAGGTTCGAATGGGGATTATGGCCGCTCTTGTTGTCAATGAGTACTTGGACTTTAATTCCCTAAAAGAACTACTGGGTGTGACGGATGGCAATTTGGCCTCACACCTTAAAAACTTGGAGAAAGTGGAATATGTCTCTGTCAAAAAAGAGTTTTTAAACCGTAAACCCAATACAAAATATTCGGCCACTGATATGGGGAAAATTGCCTTTAAAAAGCATATCAAGGCTATTGAAGATTTATTGAAATAA
- a CDS encoding B12-binding domain-containing radical SAM protein has product MKVKMILPALAEAESPFWRPIKYSLFPPLGLATLAAYLSDDDEIDLQDQHVETLDLNDSPDLVIIQVYITNAYRAYKIADHYRTKGAYVLLGGLHVTSLPEEAAPHADTIFLGPGEETFPQFLKDFKNKRPQKRYSSSIRTLETIPPIRRDLIKRERYLVPNSIVVTRGCPHHCDFCYKDAFFQGGKGFYTQRVDDALSEIDRLPGKHLYFLDDHLLGNAKFATQLFDGMKGMNRVFQGAATVDSILRGNLIEKAAEAGLRSVFVGFETFSPENLKQSNKKQNLQKDYIKAVNRLHSLGIMINGSFVFGLDDDDQDVFKRTVDWGVENGITTSTYHVLTPYPGTKLFSDMESQGRIMSRNWDLYDTRNVVYKTNKLTAQELKDGYDWAYKEFYSWSNIYTASMSHDSIKHKVKHLMYSGGWKKFEPLWNFIIKSRSLNNMLPLLESILSKVNYSKADDETVKSIIQAEKKINARPIIKKLNEEYKAS; this is encoded by the coding sequence ATGAAAGTAAAAATGATCTTACCTGCTTTAGCGGAAGCAGAAAGTCCTTTCTGGAGACCTATCAAATACTCTCTATTTCCACCATTGGGTTTGGCCACTTTAGCCGCTTATTTATCGGATGATGACGAAATTGATTTACAGGACCAACATGTAGAAACATTAGATTTAAATGATTCTCCAGATTTAGTGATCATACAAGTGTATATCACCAATGCTTATCGTGCTTATAAAATAGCCGATCATTATAGAACAAAAGGAGCTTATGTGTTATTGGGTGGGCTACATGTCACTTCCCTACCAGAAGAAGCAGCACCACATGCTGATACTATTTTCTTGGGTCCTGGTGAAGAAACATTCCCTCAATTTCTCAAGGACTTTAAGAATAAGCGACCCCAAAAAAGATATAGTTCCTCTATAAGAACGCTGGAAACCATCCCTCCCATTCGAAGAGATTTAATTAAAAGAGAACGCTACCTAGTGCCTAACTCTATTGTGGTTACTCGAGGGTGTCCGCATCATTGCGACTTCTGTTATAAAGATGCTTTTTTCCAAGGTGGAAAAGGGTTTTATACCCAACGAGTGGATGATGCACTTTCCGAAATCGATCGACTTCCTGGTAAGCATTTGTACTTTCTCGACGATCATCTTTTAGGAAATGCCAAGTTTGCTACCCAACTTTTTGATGGCATGAAAGGTATGAATCGTGTCTTCCAAGGAGCAGCCACTGTCGATTCAATTCTTAGAGGCAATTTGATAGAAAAAGCAGCAGAAGCGGGTTTACGAAGTGTTTTTGTTGGTTTTGAAACCTTTTCCCCAGAAAACTTAAAGCAAAGTAATAAAAAACAGAACCTTCAAAAAGATTATATCAAAGCAGTAAATCGTCTGCATTCCTTGGGCATAATGATTAACGGAAGTTTCGTTTTTGGTTTGGACGATGATGATCAGGATGTTTTTAAACGTACAGTGGATTGGGGTGTTGAAAATGGAATCACCACTTCGACCTATCATGTGCTTACTCCTTATCCGGGAACAAAACTATTTTCTGATATGGAATCCCAAGGAAGAATAATGAGCAGAAATTGGGACTTATATGATACTCGAAATGTAGTGTACAAAACCAACAAATTAACGGCACAAGAATTAAAAGATGGGTACGATTGGGCTTATAAAGAATTCTATTCATGGTCGAATATTTACACAGCTAGCATGAGTCACGATTCTATTAAACACAAGGTAAAACATCTCATGTACAGTGGAGGGTGGAAAAAATTTGAGCCACTTTGGAACTTCATTATTAAATCAAGAAGTCTCAATAATATGCTTCCTCTCCTTGAATCAATTTTATCGAAAGTCAATTATTCTAAAGCAGATGATGAGACTGTAAAGAGTATCATTCAAGCAGAAAAGAAAATCAATGCTCGACCTATTATCAAAAAGTTAAATGAGGAGTATAAAGCCTCTTAA
- the creD gene encoding cell envelope integrity protein CreD codes for MKNSNFNPVMVKLAIIIVMILLLLIPVSMIKSIITERESQNELVTEHVSSKWADKQEIKGPILTIPVSFQTIDKEGQLFNYEKNWYILPDQLNIKGDVSSKSLEKSIYEVIVYGSIIELDGHFDLKKNLNEPQIKEIHYDNAFLTIGVSDLKGIKNQLKLHWNDEAILAQPGSQIQGVVKKGVTVPVKIQQGENYNFKLKMDLQGSQNLSFIPLGATTNVDITSNWTAPSFVGNFLPDNREISSEGFTASWKVLQLNRNFPQEWLDDRANNHQLYMDQSRFGMDLIVPLDDYQKAMRSSKYGIMTIALTFLIFFLVEIMNKTRIHPLQYAMVGLALCLFYILLVSISEHSNFNFAFGISSVGIIGMISLYSLTLFKNKKLSLMLSLILIGIYCFLFTTLQMVDYALLLGGIGLTIILGATMFYTRKINWYQLQIDTN; via the coding sequence ATGAAAAACTCGAACTTTAATCCGGTTATGGTCAAATTAGCTATCATTATAGTCATGATACTCTTGCTTTTGATCCCAGTTTCCATGATCAAATCGATCATCACTGAAAGGGAATCACAAAATGAATTGGTGACCGAACATGTTTCTTCCAAGTGGGCGGATAAACAAGAAATTAAAGGACCCATTCTAACCATTCCTGTTTCTTTTCAGACCATAGATAAAGAAGGTCAACTCTTCAATTATGAGAAAAATTGGTACATCCTTCCGGATCAATTAAATATTAAAGGAGACGTTTCTTCTAAGTCGCTAGAGAAAAGTATTTACGAGGTGATCGTCTATGGTTCTATCATTGAATTAGATGGACATTTTGATCTGAAAAAGAACTTAAATGAACCTCAAATTAAAGAAATACATTATGACAATGCCTTTCTTACCATCGGAGTATCTGATTTAAAAGGGATTAAAAATCAATTAAAACTACACTGGAATGATGAGGCTATTTTAGCTCAACCGGGTAGTCAGATTCAAGGTGTAGTTAAGAAAGGGGTGACTGTTCCTGTAAAAATTCAACAGGGAGAGAATTACAATTTCAAACTAAAAATGGATCTTCAGGGTAGTCAGAATCTCTCTTTTATTCCTTTGGGAGCCACGACCAATGTTGACATTACCTCCAATTGGACAGCACCTAGTTTTGTTGGAAACTTCCTTCCGGATAACAGAGAAATCAGCAGCGAAGGATTTACTGCTTCATGGAAGGTGCTTCAATTGAATAGAAATTTCCCTCAGGAATGGTTGGACGATAGAGCCAATAATCATCAATTGTATATGGATCAATCACGTTTTGGAATGGACTTGATTGTGCCTTTGGACGACTACCAAAAAGCCATGCGTTCTTCTAAATATGGAATCATGACGATCGCCCTGACTTTCCTTATTTTCTTCCTCGTGGAGATCATGAATAAAACGAGAATCCACCCTTTGCAATATGCTATGGTTGGCTTGGCCTTATGTCTATTTTATATCCTTTTAGTTTCCATTTCAGAACACAGTAATTTCAATTTTGCTTTTGGTATTTCTAGTGTTGGTATTATTGGTATGATTTCCCTTTACTCCCTCACCCTATTTAAAAACAAGAAACTAAGCTTAATGCTCTCGCTTATTCTAATTGGTATTTATTGTTTCCTATTCACTACGCTACAAATGGTGGATTATGCTTTACTGTTAGGTGGAATTGGTCTAACAATAATACTAGGTGCAACCATGTTCTATACCCGAAAAATCAACTGGTACCAATTACAAATTGACACGAATTAA
- a CDS encoding L,D-transpeptidase, with protein MYSLRSIKILTTLFLISNVVFANSERPSKVEIAKKVYSLDVVSKLKELEMYMPEELKGHTEHIINDVLSSYARLSEHQKDLLVQMKCSMRVLSKEQNTTDYELVHQKLSKALKYLRSKSTEEKQFAFVGNLSRSNVGGQKGYLVDMKTGTLVEVDISSAWKGIGFKNESEKSPLGYFEVVNHYDLDGWQAKTITSPFYKVFHKIKGQSYKGEVKYLYRKSTKIERAFITSNQFGLIGKNDGNEYIDLSARDYLRNHRENLNYIDNSNSSKRLIYIHGTNREDQLGYELSGGCIRVSNIFSFLFKEILESQQSIDVFLDAAALYEPQPIDIPGFDPMDLESIYRIQTIQLNRWNLMDSMKLNKRLFQHILPKVSHQLAHKMTKVKNSQVKVSITMTVPFPESAMKYWIPIMQNDLHESKAIFQNRFGLKGQYVNSLKESMHSSFYGAYSPEFLDVYFQSRMQEFRRVLTGTLAYSMKQKEMDTDSLENILEITEQEYTDHYFSEKTRSELFNFYSISDERKRVLHYMEVLDSVIVHHPEMIEELEHLSWMKEFVNQREHGIFENSDVPDYYDALLVQSYLYALGEEELYHIQLRLHENASLNESKIEGDLLSKYGLSKTLNILDEQGLWYLFEFSRSSENYIKMGMESAHQPKRDMMRGILLLAESYYSQFKWQSNTYMITTEVDGDYAVLSD; from the coding sequence ATGTACTCACTGCGATCTATTAAAATCCTCACTACCCTATTTTTAATAAGTAATGTAGTGTTTGCCAATTCAGAACGACCATCCAAAGTAGAAATTGCTAAAAAAGTCTACTCACTCGACGTTGTGTCTAAACTTAAAGAATTGGAAATGTATATGCCCGAAGAACTAAAGGGGCATACGGAACATATTATTAACGATGTCCTTTCTTCTTATGCCCGCCTGTCTGAACATCAAAAAGATCTTTTGGTGCAGATGAAATGCAGTATGCGTGTGTTGTCAAAAGAACAAAATACGACAGACTATGAGTTGGTGCATCAGAAATTAAGCAAAGCTTTAAAGTACTTAAGATCAAAATCCACCGAAGAAAAACAGTTTGCCTTTGTCGGGAATTTATCTCGCTCGAATGTAGGCGGTCAAAAAGGTTATTTGGTAGATATGAAAACGGGTACGTTGGTAGAAGTAGACATTTCTTCTGCGTGGAAAGGTATCGGTTTTAAGAACGAATCAGAAAAAAGTCCATTGGGCTATTTTGAGGTGGTGAATCATTATGATTTAGATGGATGGCAAGCCAAAACCATTACCTCACCATTCTATAAAGTGTTCCATAAAATCAAAGGGCAATCCTATAAAGGAGAGGTGAAATACCTGTATAGAAAATCGACTAAAATTGAGCGAGCGTTCATCACTTCCAATCAATTTGGTTTGATAGGTAAGAATGATGGAAATGAATACATCGATTTATCGGCAAGAGATTATTTACGTAACCACAGAGAGAATTTAAATTATATCGACAACAGTAACTCAAGCAAGCGCTTGATATACATTCATGGAACCAATAGAGAAGATCAATTGGGCTATGAGTTGTCTGGAGGCTGTATTCGTGTATCCAATATATTTTCTTTTCTGTTTAAAGAGATCTTGGAAAGCCAACAAAGCATTGATGTGTTTTTAGATGCCGCTGCTTTGTACGAACCTCAACCTATAGATATTCCTGGTTTTGATCCTATGGACTTAGAATCGATTTATAGAATACAGACCATACAATTGAACCGTTGGAACTTGATGGATTCCATGAAACTCAACAAAAGGTTATTCCAACATATACTGCCTAAGGTTTCACATCAGTTAGCCCATAAAATGACGAAGGTGAAGAACAGTCAGGTGAAAGTTTCGATTACCATGACAGTTCCTTTCCCAGAATCAGCCATGAAATATTGGATTCCAATCATGCAGAATGATTTACACGAGTCGAAAGCAATTTTTCAGAACCGATTTGGATTAAAAGGTCAGTATGTCAATTCTTTAAAAGAATCCATGCATAGCTCGTTTTATGGCGCCTATTCACCCGAGTTTTTAGATGTCTATTTTCAGTCGAGGATGCAAGAGTTTCGAAGGGTGCTTACCGGAACGTTGGCATATTCTATGAAGCAAAAAGAAATGGACACCGACTCTTTAGAGAACATCTTAGAGATTACAGAACAAGAATATACCGATCATTATTTCTCTGAGAAAACCCGATCTGAATTGTTTAATTTTTATTCTATTTCTGATGAAAGAAAACGGGTATTGCACTATATGGAAGTGTTGGATTCGGTGATTGTGCATCATCCGGAAATGATAGAAGAATTAGAACATTTGAGTTGGATGAAAGAATTTGTGAACCAAAGGGAACACGGTATTTTCGAAAATTCTGATGTGCCCGATTATTACGATGCCTTACTTGTACAATCGTATCTATATGCTTTAGGAGAAGAAGAATTGTATCATATTCAGCTAAGGTTACATGAGAATGCATCGTTGAATGAAAGCAAGATTGAGGGCGACCTGTTAAGTAAGTATGGGTTATCAAAGACACTTAATATATTGGATGAACAGGGCCTTTGGTACCTGTTTGAGTTTTCAAGATCGTCTGAAAATTATATCAAGATGGGAATGGAAAGTGCACATCAACCCAAAAGAGATATGATGAGGGGAATATTGTTGTTAGCAGAATCGTATTACAGTCAGTTTAAATGGCAATCGAATACTTATATGATTACCACTGAGGTAGATGGAGATTATGCAGTATTGTCTGATTAA